A single region of the Pontimicrobium sp. SW4 genome encodes:
- a CDS encoding DUF3467 domain-containing protein — MAENKNKPKQGQINIELDEKIAEGIYSNLAIINHSVSEFVLDFVSIMPGIPKSKVKSRIILTPQHAKRLVKALNENVKRFENAHGEIKDYEQPPMPLNFGPTGQA; from the coding sequence ATGGCAGAAAATAAAAATAAACCAAAACAAGGTCAAATTAATATAGAATTGGATGAGAAAATTGCTGAAGGAATATACTCTAATTTAGCAATAATCAATCATTCAGTTTCTGAATTTGTTCTTGACTTTGTAAGTATTATGCCTGGAATCCCAAAAAGTAAAGTAAAATCAAGAATTATTTTAACACCGCAACATGCGAAGCGTTTAGTAAAAGCTTTAAATGAAAATGTTAAACGATTTGAGAATGCACATGGAGAGATAAAAGATTATGAGCAACCTCCAATGCCATTAAATTTTGGGCCAACAGGACAAGCATAA
- a CDS encoding (4Fe-4S)-binding protein codes for METQDNIFSNEDITVTFEPCKCIHAEKCAKELSQVFRTSVIPWINLEGTEPQKIIEQIKKCPSGALQYSLNTIKRKVS; via the coding sequence ATGGAAACTCAAGATAACATCTTCAGTAATGAAGATATTACAGTAACCTTTGAACCTTGCAAGTGTATTCATGCTGAAAAGTGTGCTAAAGAATTATCTCAAGTTTTTAGAACTTCTGTAATTCCATGGATTAATTTAGAAGGTACAGAACCACAAAAGATTATTGAACAAATAAAAAAGTGCCCTTCTGGAGCTCTGCAATACTCTTTAAATACTATTAAAAGAAAAGTAAGCTAA
- a CDS encoding peptide chain release factor 3 — protein MSFIEEINRRRTFGIISHPDAGKTTLTEKLLLFGGAIQEAGAVKSNKIKKGATSDFMEIERQRGISVATSVLAFEYNGIKINILDTPGHKDFAEDTFRTLTAVDSVIVVIDVAKGVEEQTEKLVEVCRMRNIPMIVFINKLDREGKDAFDLLDEVEQKLGLKVTPLSFPIGMGYDFKGIYNLWEKNVNLFSGDSRKNIEETIEISDLASEELTKLVGEKAAQTLRDEIELVEGIYPKFDKTDYLNGDLQPVFFGSALNNFGVRELLDCFVEIAPKPRPKQSEERLVKPEEKKFTGFVFKIHANMDPNHRNRLAFIKIVSGTFERNKPYLHVRHNKKVKFSSPNAFFAEKKEIVDISYPGDIVGLQDTGTFKIGDTLTEGEVLNYKGVPSFSPEHFRYINNADPMKAKQLYKGIDQLMDEGVAQLFTLDLNGRKVIGTVGALQYEVIQYRLEHEYGAKCTYENLNVHKACWVEPEDKNNEEFKEFIRVKQRFLAKDKQNQLVFLADSMFSLQMTQQKYPSIKFHLTSEYN, from the coding sequence ATGAGTTTTATAGAGGAAATTAATAGGCGAAGAACCTTTGGTATTATTTCGCATCCAGATGCAGGTAAAACAACACTAACAGAAAAACTGCTTTTGTTTGGTGGTGCTATACAAGAAGCTGGTGCTGTAAAAAGTAATAAAATAAAAAAGGGAGCCACCAGTGATTTTATGGAAATTGAACGTCAACGTGGAATTTCTGTAGCAACTTCTGTTTTAGCATTTGAATATAACGGTATAAAAATTAATATTCTTGATACTCCTGGACATAAGGATTTTGCCGAAGACACTTTTAGAACCCTTACTGCCGTTGATAGTGTTATTGTAGTTATTGATGTTGCCAAAGGGGTTGAGGAGCAAACTGAAAAGCTTGTTGAAGTTTGTAGAATGCGAAACATTCCTATGATTGTGTTTATTAACAAACTAGATCGTGAAGGTAAAGATGCGTTTGATTTATTAGATGAAGTTGAACAAAAACTAGGTCTAAAAGTCACACCTTTAAGTTTCCCAATAGGTATGGGTTATGACTTTAAGGGTATTTATAATCTTTGGGAAAAGAATGTAAACCTATTTAGTGGTGATAGTCGAAAAAATATTGAAGAAACCATCGAGATTTCAGATTTAGCTTCGGAAGAACTCACAAAATTAGTTGGTGAAAAAGCAGCACAAACATTAAGAGATGAAATCGAATTGGTTGAAGGCATTTATCCAAAATTCGATAAAACAGATTATCTAAATGGCGATTTACAGCCTGTGTTCTTTGGTTCTGCTCTAAACAATTTTGGTGTTCGTGAGTTATTGGATTGCTTCGTAGAAATAGCTCCAAAACCAAGACCAAAACAAAGTGAAGAACGATTAGTAAAACCTGAAGAGAAAAAATTTACTGGCTTTGTTTTTAAGATTCATGCAAATATGGATCCAAACCATAGAAACCGTCTAGCATTTATTAAAATTGTTTCTGGTACTTTTGAAAGAAATAAGCCTTACCTACATGTGAGGCACAACAAAAAGGTGAAATTTTCAAGTCCTAATGCTTTTTTTGCAGAAAAAAAAGAAATTGTGGACATATCATATCCAGGCGATATTGTTGGATTACAGGACACAGGAACATTTAAAATTGGAGATACATTAACCGAAGGCGAAGTTTTAAATTATAAAGGTGTCCCTAGTTTCTCCCCAGAACATTTTAGATATATAAACAATGCAGACCCAATGAAAGCAAAACAGCTTTATAAAGGTATTGACCAATTGATGGATGAAGGCGTTGCACAGTTATTTACACTTGATTTAAATGGGAGAAAAGTAATTGGAACTGTTGGTGCACTACAATATGAAGTCATTCAATATAGGTTGGAACACGAATATGGAGCTAAGTGTACTTATGAAAATTTAAATGTACATAAGGCGTGTTGGGTTGAACCAGAAGACAAAAATAATGAAGAGTTTAAAGAATTTATACGTGTAAAACAACGTTTTTTGGCGAAAGACAAACAAAATCAACTCGTATTTCTAGCTGATTCTATGTTTTCTTTACAAATGACTCAGCAAAAATATCCTAGTATTAAATTCCATTTAACTTCTGAATACAACTAA
- a CDS encoding sensor histidine kinase produces the protein MIKNLLTALIFFICSNTCFSQFDTSTKTSVNDYTKRIEKLIIEEELDSASYYISLSKITDYNSLLKNIALENPITYNQWYSFIVNASKQFDIEFHYISNFINKYVKEPINTKDINLDYVKLKWFQIYELRDRETVEDANFEHEKLLNYINRFKKEKEDVVKARLWADTHKLVLFEIQFDLENGKSLCLKNLEIARELDDKELIIAFLYHLCDFYIIEGNLDAYIKTSEECLETENSIANHTHYYQKILINLLDAYIYKGGYNERVKKLLQEMSSTQEGLYQSYSLYAKFLGTLENDSKDYQSVLKEFKVNTLLEFCSKINELGKGKLNPNDYCHLVNESANTLFKKGYTNEAFQFKNKALSLLREIYSQDLSKSLVSFSTKQAVRDKEAELKYQEERTNLYVIIASLTVALLIITLFFLLKKRTQSNLLKLKNKQIEINLKEKELLVKEVHHRVKNNFQIVSSLLELQSKGIEDKKAIELVNDGKVRIKSMALIHQKLYQNENGLIDFEDYVFNLVNELATIYAPKKKIRTNIKVSNIFFDVDTAIPLGLIINELITNAYKHAFLENEGDLKIEIRKETEEDYILEIVDNGVGISNEAKIKNNKSLGLYLVNRLTKQLQGKLTFKNENGAHYKIVFKDAFSRKLID, from the coding sequence ATGATTAAAAATCTACTCACTGCATTAATCTTTTTTATATGTAGTAATACTTGTTTTTCACAATTCGATACAAGCACAAAAACTTCTGTAAATGATTATACAAAACGTATTGAAAAACTTATAATAGAGGAAGAACTTGACTCTGCAAGCTATTACATTAGCTTATCTAAGATAACTGACTACAATAGCTTATTAAAAAATATTGCACTTGAAAATCCAATTACATATAATCAATGGTATTCGTTCATTGTAAATGCAAGTAAGCAATTCGATATCGAATTCCATTATATATCAAACTTCATTAATAAATATGTAAAAGAGCCCATAAATACTAAAGATATTAATCTGGATTATGTTAAGTTAAAATGGTTTCAAATTTATGAGCTAAGAGATAGAGAAACTGTTGAGGATGCTAATTTTGAACATGAAAAGCTTTTAAATTATATAAATAGATTTAAAAAAGAAAAAGAAGATGTAGTAAAAGCAAGGTTATGGGCAGATACACATAAACTAGTACTTTTTGAAATACAATTTGATCTAGAGAATGGTAAGAGTTTATGCTTAAAAAACCTTGAGATAGCAAGAGAGCTTGATGATAAAGAATTAATTATAGCATTTTTATACCATTTGTGTGATTTCTACATCATCGAAGGAAACTTAGATGCTTATATTAAAACAAGTGAAGAATGTTTGGAAACTGAGAATAGTATAGCTAATCATACACACTATTATCAAAAAATACTAATTAATTTATTAGATGCGTATATTTACAAAGGAGGTTATAATGAGAGAGTAAAAAAATTACTTCAAGAGATGTCTTCTACCCAAGAAGGATTATATCAAAGCTATTCTTTATATGCGAAGTTTTTAGGGACTTTAGAAAATGATTCAAAAGATTATCAAAGTGTTTTAAAAGAATTTAAAGTCAATACACTACTAGAATTTTGCTCAAAAATTAATGAATTAGGCAAAGGCAAATTAAATCCTAATGATTATTGTCACCTTGTAAACGAATCTGCCAACACATTATTTAAAAAAGGATATACAAATGAAGCGTTTCAATTTAAAAACAAAGCATTAAGTTTATTAAGAGAAATATATTCGCAAGATTTGTCTAAGTCGTTAGTGTCTTTTAGTACGAAACAAGCTGTAAGAGATAAAGAAGCAGAGCTTAAATACCAAGAAGAAAGAACCAATTTATATGTAATTATTGCCTCACTTACTGTTGCTTTATTAATTATAACACTCTTTTTTCTATTAAAAAAAAGAACGCAATCTAATTTGTTAAAGCTGAAAAATAAGCAAATAGAGATTAACTTAAAAGAGAAAGAATTACTTGTAAAAGAGGTGCACCATAGAGTTAAAAATAATTTTCAAATAGTTTCTAGTTTGTTGGAATTACAATCTAAAGGTATAGAAGATAAAAAAGCTATAGAATTAGTTAATGATGGTAAAGTTAGAATTAAATCAATGGCCTTAATTCATCAAAAGCTATATCAAAATGAAAACGGATTAATAGATTTTGAGGATTATGTTTTTAATCTGGTAAATGAGTTGGCAACCATTTATGCACCTAAAAAGAAAATAAGAACCAATATAAAAGTTAGTAATATCTTTTTCGATGTAGATACCGCAATTCCTTTAGGTTTGATAATTAATGAGCTTATTACTAATGCTTATAAACATGCGTTTTTAGAAAATGAAGGAGATTTAAAAATAGAAATTAGAAAAGAGACAGAAGAAGATTATATTTTAGAAATTGTAGACAATGGTGTAGGAATATCTAATGAAGCTAAAATAAAGAATAACAAAAGCTTAGGTTTATATTTAGTAAATCGTTTGACAAAACAATTACAAGGAAAATTAACTTTTAAAAATGAAAATGGAGCACATTATAAAATCGTTTTTAAAGATGCATTTTCTAGAAAACTTATTGATTAG
- a CDS encoding response regulator, which yields MDKVKILVVEDEIIIADSICETLRELGYDAFEPAISYTEAIEVIENEIPDIAILDIELSGNKTGIDLANTIKKEYKFPFIFLTSNADVITLNKAKTVMPSAYLVKPFSKNELYTSIEIALYNFSQKIGQLNSDNLIIKEALFIKEKGVFYKLAFKDILYIKSAHIYVEIILKDKKKYVVRGSLNDILEKLNYSFIRSHRSYIVNTTYLDQVSYTSLKLYDITIPIGKKYRQDILARVNVL from the coding sequence ATGGATAAAGTAAAAATTTTAGTTGTTGAAGATGAAATTATAATTGCAGATAGTATATGTGAAACATTAAGAGAATTGGGTTACGATGCTTTCGAACCAGCTATTAGTTATACAGAAGCTATTGAAGTAATTGAAAATGAAATTCCAGATATAGCAATTTTAGACATAGAACTTTCGGGTAATAAAACTGGAATAGATTTAGCTAATACTATTAAAAAAGAGTATAAGTTCCCATTTATATTTTTAACATCAAATGCAGATGTAATAACTTTAAATAAAGCTAAAACAGTAATGCCTTCGGCTTATTTGGTAAAACCATTTTCAAAGAACGAATTGTATACTTCTATTGAAATTGCTTTATATAATTTTTCACAAAAAATCGGACAATTAAATAGTGATAATCTAATTATTAAAGAAGCCTTATTTATTAAAGAAAAAGGAGTATTCTACAAACTAGCCTTTAAAGATATTTTATACATAAAAAGCGCGCATATTTATGTTGAAATTATATTAAAAGACAAAAAAAAGTATGTTGTTCGTGGTAGTTTAAATGATATACTAGAAAAGCTTAATTATAGCTTTATTCGTTCACATAGAAGTTATATAGTTAATACAACGTATTTAGACCAAGTGAGTTATACATCATTAAAGTTATATGATATAACTATTCCTATTGGTAAAAAATACCGTCAAGATATATTAGCAAGGGTTAATGTATTATAA